GGGTCATCGCCCTCCTTACCCTTTTATCGCTGAAAAAGGGCTTCCTCGAATTCCATCCTATGTAGTTGTACCCCGGGGTAGTGTAAGAAGCCCTGTAGAACTTTTTCCGAAACGGTTTCCCGCAGCTCTGCTTTGACCACTGAAGCGGAAGAAGACCCCCATAGTCAAGCTCCTGCTTTTTTAGGAGCTGAAGCTTCACCGTGGGGTCAAGCACGACCTTGTAGACCACTTCACTGAGCCAAGCGGGCTCGCCCCAGTAATCAGGGTTTCTCCTGACCCTGATCTCCCTTCCGGTCTCCCAGTGCTCAAACACGTAGGGTCCGGTTCCGACGGGTCTCCTGCCTGCGGGGTTCGTGTTGAAATCCCCTTTCGCGAACACGTGCTTCGGCACTATGGGAAGCCCGCCGCAGAACTCAAAAGCGCGGAAGTAGGGTTTTCCGTACTCGCATCTTACGGTATGGGAGTCAATCTTGGTGTAGGACTTTACGTCCTGGTAGTAGCTTTGGAGGTGGGCGGCGGCGACTTTGGGGTTTCTTATGGATTCATAGGAAAAAACCACGTCATCGGCGGTAAACGGAGTGCCGTCATGCCATTTCACGTCTTTTCTGAGATGAAAAGTATAGGAAAGCCCGTCCTCAGAAACTTTCCAGGAACTTGCAAGAAGAGGCTCGAACTCAAGGGTTTCGTTGTTTCTTCTTATAAGAGTCTCGTAGATTCCGCCGTTAACGATGCCTTCGTAAACATCAGTCGCTATAACGGGGTTGAGGGTCGCGGGCTCCTCGCCAAGTTCCCTTATGAGCGAACCCCCGGCGGAAAAAGCCTTCGGGTCAGCGTTGCCGACAAGTGAGGCGTTGTCGTTTTTATTCTGACAGTCCGCGCTCCGGGAGCATCCGGCAGAGAAAAACCCCGCGGACGCAACCAGCAACGCGAACACAAAGAGACGCAGAAATTTGCTCATGAAGTTTTTACAAAGAGTTTCGGTCCGGCAAAAAGCTTATGAATTCGTTTTTTCGTCTTTTGTCGCAAAGGCCTTCAAGATGTCAAGCGGAACAGGGAGAATGATCGTGGAAGCCTTCTCGGAAGATATGTCGTTTATTGTCTGAAGGAACCTGAGCTGAAGAGAAACGGGGTTTGCCGACAGTATCTCTGAGGCTTCCGCAATTTTGGCGGAGGCCTGAAACTCTCCTTCGGCGCTTATTACCTTCGCCCTTCTCTCCCTCTCGGCTTCCGCCTGCTTGGCCATCGCTCTTTGCATTTCCTGCGGGAGGTCAACGTACTTAACCTCGACCATGGTAACCTTGATCCCCCAAGCGTCGGTCTGCTTGTCAAGAATCTCCTGAAGCTTGACGTTAAGCTTATCCCTCTCCGAGAGAAGCTCATCCAGCTCCACCTGCCCGAGCGTGCTCCTCAAGGTTGTCTGGGCAAGCTGGGAAGTGGCGTAGAGATAGTTTTCAACCTGCAAGATGGCCCTGTTCGGCTCAACCACCCTGAAGTAGACAACCGCG
This DNA window, taken from Candidatus Dadabacteria bacterium, encodes the following:
- a CDS encoding slipin family protein encodes the protein MSITAIVIVVIVFLIIISGLKILYEYERGVIFRLGRIVGVRGPGFIVVIPFLEKMVRVSLRLVTMDVPPQDVITRDNVSVKVNAVVYFRVVEPNRAILQVENYLYATSQLAQTTLRSTLGQVELDELLSERDKLNVKLQEILDKQTDAWGIKVTMVEVKYVDLPQEMQRAMAKQAEAERERRAKVISAEGEFQASAKIAEASEILSANPVSLQLRFLQTINDISSEKASTIILPVPLDILKAFATKDEKTNS